A stretch of the bacterium genome encodes the following:
- the gspE gene encoding type II secretion system ATPase GspE — protein MGLSKKSLGTILLDQNLLTEEALSEALNIQKTKGGKLGKILVHLGYLSEVELLRAMSLKFGIPFQEAIDFQLDADLIQKIPFHFCKQYKLIPFARIDGHIKVAISDPLQIHLLDDVRLLSSHPVEPVICTEDTILEAIHEVYHQSPESAEKMVKDLDMEDSSGLIADIGEEARDILDMANEAPIIKLVNLILLQAIKERASDIHVEPLERELRVRYRIDGILYDTLTPPKKYQTAIISRIKIMSKMNIAEKRLPQDGRMKIKLVDREVDIRVSTIPVAFGERVVMRLLDKNSNILTLEDLGFSDKDLMEFGSFISYSHGIILVTGPTGSGKTTTLYAVLRKINFTDKNIITVEDPVEYQLDGIGQIQVMPKINLTFSAGLRSILRQDPDVIMVGEIRDLETAEIAIQASLTGHLVFSTLHTNDSAGAITRLHDMGVEPYLVASSVIAILAQRLVRLLCPKCKKAACPDPISLEKIGLTIKDLPQGVVYTAQGCSHCLHTGYRGRTGIYELLTIDDEIRRAIMNRAEAGAIKKIGLKRGMTSLRQDGARKVAAGITTIEEVLRVSQEDIF, from the coding sequence ATGGGCCTGAGCAAGAAGAGTCTGGGGACTATTCTCCTCGATCAGAACCTCCTCACTGAGGAGGCATTATCTGAAGCGCTGAATATCCAGAAGACCAAGGGAGGCAAGCTGGGTAAGATCCTTGTTCATCTGGGATATCTGAGCGAAGTCGAATTACTGCGGGCCATGAGCCTGAAATTTGGTATCCCTTTTCAAGAGGCGATCGACTTTCAATTGGATGCGGACCTGATTCAGAAAATCCCCTTTCATTTCTGCAAGCAGTACAAGCTGATCCCCTTTGCCAGGATAGACGGCCATATCAAGGTGGCTATTTCCGACCCCCTGCAGATACACCTGCTGGACGATGTGCGGCTTCTGAGCAGCCATCCGGTAGAGCCGGTTATCTGCACTGAAGATACGATCCTTGAAGCCATTCACGAGGTTTATCACCAATCTCCGGAATCCGCCGAGAAGATGGTCAAGGATCTTGATATGGAAGACTCCTCCGGCCTGATTGCCGATATCGGCGAGGAAGCCAGGGATATCCTGGACATGGCCAACGAGGCCCCCATCATTAAACTGGTCAACCTCATTCTGCTCCAGGCGATCAAGGAGCGGGCCAGCGATATCCACGTGGAACCACTGGAGCGGGAGCTTCGCGTCCGCTACCGGATTGACGGCATTCTCTACGATACCCTGACGCCACCCAAAAAATATCAAACAGCTATTATCTCCCGGATCAAGATCATGTCCAAAATGAACATTGCCGAAAAGCGGCTGCCGCAGGATGGCCGGATGAAGATCAAACTGGTTGACCGGGAAGTCGATATCCGGGTGTCCACCATTCCCGTGGCCTTTGGCGAGCGGGTGGTGATGCGGCTTCTGGATAAAAACTCCAACATCCTGACCCTCGAAGACCTTGGGTTTTCCGACAAAGACCTCATGGAATTCGGGTCCTTCATCAGCTATTCACACGGGATTATTCTGGTTACCGGCCCGACGGGCAGCGGGAAAACTACCACCCTGTACGCAGTTCTCCGCAAGATCAATTTTACCGACAAGAACATCATCACCGTTGAAGATCCGGTTGAATATCAGCTCGATGGCATCGGACAGATCCAGGTCATGCCGAAAATCAACCTGACCTTCTCCGCCGGGCTTCGCTCTATCCTGCGCCAGGACCCGGACGTTATCATGGTGGGCGAGATCCGGGACCTTGAAACCGCCGAGATTGCCATTCAGGCATCTCTGACCGGGCACCTGGTGTTCAGCACCCTGCATACCAACGACTCTGCCGGGGCCATTACCCGGCTCCATGATATGGGCGTCGAGCCTTACCTTGTCGCCTCGTCCGTGATCGCTATTCTTGCCCAGCGTCTGGTTCGGCTGCTGTGCCCAAAGTGCAAAAAGGCAGCCTGCCCGGACCCGATCTCACTGGAAAAGATCGGTCTGACAATCAAAGACCTGCCGCAAGGGGTTGTCTACACCGCCCAGGGCTGCTCTCACTGCCTGCATACCGGATACCGGGGCAGGACCGGTATCTACGAGCTTTTGACTATCGACGATGAAATCCGAAGGGCCATTATGAACCGGGCCGAGGCCGGGGCAATTAAAAAGATCGGATTAAAGCGGGGCATGACCTCCCTGCGCCAGGACGGGGCCCGAAAAGTAGCCGCAGGAATAACCACCATCGAAGAGGTCCTTCGGGTGTCCCAGGAAGATATTTTTTAA
- the gspF gene encoding type II secretion system inner membrane protein GspF, protein MAIFEYRALDRQGKSVKGLIDADSPQDAQAKLRRDNIYPFNLKITTAAHKRLSKNELFTLLQPKTKTREIAVITRQLATLLKAGLPLMQALAALVDQIDAEHTKKIFIDIREKVKGGMPLSKAMSEHPQVFFRLYVQMVRAGEASGSLDHVLASLANYLEKKIQQRNKILSTLAYPAFMLLIGVAVLTFLMIYVIPTITNIFVEMKQSLPLPTLVLIRSSELLQRFWLPLLPALALLVLAFNKYRHTESGGLFVDRTLLKLPVFGELIRKIDTARFAQTLGILVCNGVPILDSLAIVKDVITNRLLANAIEEARHCLQQGEDLAVPLKKAKVFPPIVTHMIAIGEKSGQLEEMLANIAEGYANEVDMTVNSLTSILEPAIILLMGAIVAFVVLSILLPIFEMNQIV, encoded by the coding sequence ATGGCCATATTTGAATACCGCGCCCTCGATAGGCAGGGAAAATCCGTCAAGGGGTTGATCGATGCCGACAGCCCGCAGGATGCTCAGGCAAAATTACGGCGGGACAACATCTATCCCTTCAACCTCAAAATCACTACCGCAGCCCATAAGCGCCTGTCGAAAAACGAGCTTTTTACCCTGCTCCAGCCGAAAACCAAGACCAGGGAGATAGCCGTCATAACCCGGCAGTTAGCCACGCTCCTCAAGGCCGGCCTGCCCCTGATGCAGGCCCTGGCCGCGCTGGTTGATCAGATCGATGCCGAGCACACCAAAAAAATCTTCATCGATATCCGTGAGAAGGTCAAGGGCGGCATGCCGCTGTCCAAAGCGATGTCAGAGCATCCCCAGGTTTTCTTTCGGCTGTATGTGCAGATGGTCCGGGCCGGAGAAGCCAGCGGATCTCTGGACCATGTTCTGGCCAGCCTGGCTAATTACCTGGAAAAAAAGATCCAGCAGAGAAATAAGATCCTCTCCACCCTGGCCTATCCGGCATTCATGCTCTTGATTGGAGTGGCTGTTCTGACTTTCCTGATGATCTATGTCATTCCGACCATCACGAATATCTTTGTGGAGATGAAGCAGAGCCTTCCCCTGCCTACGCTGGTCCTCATCCGGTCAAGTGAATTGCTGCAAAGGTTCTGGCTCCCGCTGCTGCCGGCTCTTGCCCTGCTCGTCCTGGCATTCAATAAATACCGTCATACGGAGTCCGGCGGGCTTTTCGTTGACCGGACCTTACTCAAACTGCCAGTCTTCGGAGAGCTTATCCGCAAGATCGATACCGCCCGCTTTGCTCAAACCCTCGGCATCCTGGTCTGCAACGGGGTCCCTATCCTGGACTCATTAGCCATTGTCAAGGATGTCATCACCAACCGGCTGCTGGCCAACGCCATAGAAGAAGCACGCCACTGCCTCCAGCAGGGAGAGGACCTGGCAGTCCCCCTGAAAAAGGCCAAGGTATTTCCCCCGATTGTGACCCATATGATCGCCATCGGAGAAAAAAGCGGACAATTGGAAGAGATGCTGGCCAATATTGCCGAAGGCTATGCCAATGAGGTTGACATGACCGTCAACAGCCTGACATCCATCCTCGAACCAGCTATTATCCTGCTGATGGGAGCCATCGTCGCCTTTGTGGTCCTGTCCATACTCCTGCCCATATTCGAGATGAACCAGATAGTTTAA
- a CDS encoding ATP-binding protein: protein MAGLNNMVKGKNICRDILLFINLVIVSGAIILKIADPLVVDYTEAIRKADFLNFTIFTPIIMAALSILVYRSLKPIRAFYRPDSKEPGHLQEIRTAAFNLPLKITGQFLLIILSGVAFVALGVDSYWFKFYPLSERLLSMGLIWAYTICASLAVYVYARHKMVIILKATSGSAGDIGFRMPIKARFITAVLTLSAMVFLFTVVFSISRINDIFWHDEIESGNAVLISFKKSADKFASRHELKEYLESRPLAESVFVVDSGGKYLTRKPSIIPDNYDIRSRLLADPEGTAKIKDAPGTALRVLPLEGPFQGLYAGTIIRLNPDPAKESKIRYVLFYFPVMGCYLLAFVAVISYYVAHDTSSAVQDVTRQMVRIQNTKEALNAEVEVTSLDEVGDLTRAFNDLQRVLSSYHQELDEAKGRLIEMERIRADNAVHDYRLLAENITDVIFTVDLNLQLTYVSPSIQRLRGYSSEESTSQGIQEWFTEDSLLIVRKIFQEIIKTVDLNPGRRFMSRTLELEVTRQEKSTVWTEARINPLLNSQGQPVGILSVLRDITERKRMEEEMLKAQKLESLGVLAGGIAHDFNNLLTGVLGNLSLMELSVKSGEDIGELLEETKKASRQTKNLTQQLLTFSKGGDPVRKRLSIAKLVASAVKFSLSGSNIRYELSIPDDLWAVEIDEGQINQVLNNLLINAEQAMPGGGKVEVFAENVTLQESGGLPLRAGNYVKISIKDYGTGIPKEILAKIFDPYFSTKSKGSGLGLAITYSIMKKHKGHITVESRSGAGTTFHLYLPASGKAVSIQDSIAERKPRPGKGKILCMDDQFDIRNLVGRMLKLLGYSVEFASNGQEAIDLYKKAIGSKEAFDAVILDLTVPGGMGGKETVQKLRAIDPGVKAIVSSGYSNDTIMSDYERYGFSGVVAKPFETRELGEVLYRVLQGHP from the coding sequence ATGGCAGGTTTAAATAACATGGTAAAAGGGAAAAATATTTGCCGGGACATTTTATTATTCATAAACCTGGTAATTGTCAGCGGGGCAATTATTTTAAAGATTGCTGATCCCCTTGTTGTAGATTATACGGAAGCCATAAGAAAAGCTGACTTTTTAAACTTTACGATCTTTACGCCCATTATCATGGCAGCTCTCTCCATTCTGGTATATCGCTCATTAAAACCCATCAGGGCTTTTTACAGGCCAGACAGCAAAGAGCCAGGGCATCTCCAGGAGATAAGGACAGCCGCTTTTAACTTACCCTTAAAGATAACCGGGCAATTTCTTCTCATCATTTTATCCGGCGTGGCTTTCGTTGCTCTTGGGGTGGATTCATATTGGTTCAAATTCTATCCCTTGTCAGAAAGACTCTTATCTATGGGGCTTATTTGGGCATATACTATCTGTGCTTCCCTGGCGGTGTACGTATATGCGAGACATAAGATGGTTATCATCCTGAAGGCAACATCGGGCAGTGCCGGGGATATCGGTTTCAGGATGCCGATAAAGGCCAGATTTATTACTGCGGTGCTTACACTTTCAGCTATGGTGTTCCTTTTTACTGTTGTTTTCTCAATTTCCCGAATTAACGATATATTCTGGCATGATGAGATAGAGTCAGGAAATGCAGTGCTGATCTCCTTCAAAAAAAGTGCGGATAAATTTGCTTCCAGACACGAGCTCAAGGAATATCTGGAAAGCAGGCCTTTGGCCGAAAGCGTATTTGTTGTTGACTCGGGCGGGAAATACCTTACCCGAAAGCCCTCCATCATTCCTGATAATTATGATATCAGGAGTCGCCTCCTCGCTGATCCGGAAGGCACAGCCAAGATCAAAGATGCTCCGGGAACAGCTCTGCGGGTTTTGCCCCTCGAAGGGCCCTTTCAGGGCCTTTACGCCGGAACTATTATCAGACTGAATCCCGATCCCGCAAAGGAGAGCAAAATACGATACGTGTTATTCTACTTCCCGGTCATGGGATGTTACCTCCTGGCATTTGTGGCGGTTATCAGCTACTATGTGGCCCATGATACCTCATCGGCCGTCCAGGATGTGACCAGGCAAATGGTAAGGATACAGAATACGAAAGAGGCGTTAAATGCAGAAGTTGAAGTTACCTCCCTCGATGAGGTTGGCGATCTGACAAGGGCTTTCAATGATCTCCAGAGGGTCTTAAGCTCCTATCACCAGGAGTTGGACGAGGCCAAGGGAAGGCTCATTGAGATGGAACGAATACGCGCCGATAATGCTGTCCATGACTATCGGCTCCTGGCGGAGAACATAACGGACGTAATATTTACGGTGGATCTCAACCTTCAGCTCACCTATGTAAGCCCTTCTATTCAGCGCCTTCGTGGCTACAGCAGTGAAGAGTCCACGAGCCAGGGAATTCAGGAATGGTTCACCGAGGATTCTTTGCTGATTGTCCGGAAAATCTTTCAGGAAATAATCAAGACAGTGGACCTAAATCCGGGGAGGCGGTTTATGTCCCGGACCCTGGAGCTTGAGGTTACCCGTCAGGAAAAGTCCACAGTTTGGACAGAGGCCAGGATTAATCCCCTGCTGAATTCTCAGGGACAGCCGGTTGGCATCCTTTCCGTTCTGCGGGACATCACGGAACGCAAGAGAATGGAAGAAGAAATGCTGAAGGCCCAAAAGCTTGAATCTCTCGGTGTCCTGGCGGGAGGCATTGCGCATGACTTTAATAATTTACTAACGGGCGTGCTAGGGAATCTCTCTCTCATGGAGCTTTCCGTCAAATCCGGTGAGGATATCGGTGAGCTCCTGGAGGAAACGAAGAAAGCATCCCGGCAGACAAAGAACCTGACGCAGCAATTGCTTACCTTCTCCAAAGGGGGGGATCCCGTAAGAAAACGGCTGTCCATTGCCAAGTTAGTCGCTAGTGCCGTGAAATTCTCCCTGAGTGGCTCTAATATCAGATATGAATTGTCTATTCCGGATGACCTCTGGGCGGTTGAAATAGATGAGGGACAAATAAATCAAGTACTGAATAACTTATTGATTAATGCTGAACAAGCTATGCCCGGAGGTGGAAAAGTCGAGGTATTTGCAGAGAATGTCACGCTTCAGGAAAGCGGCGGCCTGCCTCTGAGGGCAGGCAATTATGTAAAGATATCAATCAAGGATTATGGAACTGGAATACCGAAAGAGATTCTTGCCAAAATATTCGATCCCTACTTCAGCACGAAATCAAAAGGAAGCGGTCTCGGTCTGGCCATTACCTATTCCATCATGAAAAAACATAAGGGACATATTACGGTTGAGTCCCGGTCAGGAGCTGGCACAACCTTTCATCTCTATCTTCCTGCATCGGGAAAGGCTGTTTCCATTCAGGATAGTATCGCAGAGAGAAAACCTCGTCCGGGAAAAGGGAAGATTTTATGTATGGATGATCAATTCGATATCAGAAACTTGGTAGGACGGATGCTCAAGCTTCTGGGGTATAGCGTTGAATTTGCGAGTAACGGCCAGGAGGCGATCGATCTGTATAAAAAGGCGATCGGGTCGAAAGAAGCCTTCGATGCTGTCATACTGGATTTGACTGTCCCGGGAGGTATGGGGGGCAAAGAGACCGTTCAGAAGCTGCGTGCGATAGATCCCGGGGTAAAAGCGATTGTTTCAAGTGGATATTCCAATGATACCATCATGTCGGATTATGAGCGATACGGATTCAGTGGTGTCGTTGCCAAGCCATTTGAGACCAGAGAATTGGGTGAGGTATTATACAGGGTGTTACAAGGGCACCCTTAA
- a CDS encoding radical SAM protein, whose translation MKVELIQPLHADYGGLGKRENFIFKPAQLTMPYIAALTPPDVEVSISDEMVEPIDFQTDADLVGITFVTPFAQRAYELASIFKKKGKKVVMGGPHASLFPDEVKGHADAVVIGEAEDTWPALIEDFKRNNLKRFYRSNAPELRSLPFARRDLLKREKYIISDVIQASRGCPFSCDFCALASVYGKGQRLRPVDEVISEIETFQDDTFIFWDDNIAGTPAYAQELFKRLISLGKKWLGQGSITIARDRELLDMASRSGCIGLFVGIESVSQVSLMTVNKGFNKVDTLKDDIRKFHDAGIAVLAGIIFGFDTDDKSIFERTLETAVKAAIDGISFSILTPYPNTVLFQRLKAEQRILHYDWSKYNSEYVVFIPKMMSPDELQEGHNWATRQFYSIPSIIKRLLKSRTQLGLTIKLNQANRRYSYGRFK comes from the coding sequence ATGAAAGTAGAGCTCATTCAGCCACTTCATGCTGATTACGGAGGACTGGGCAAGAGAGAGAATTTTATCTTTAAGCCTGCCCAGCTTACCATGCCGTATATAGCGGCGCTTACGCCTCCTGATGTAGAGGTATCAATTTCTGATGAAATGGTTGAGCCTATTGATTTCCAAACGGATGCTGATTTAGTAGGCATTACCTTTGTTACACCTTTTGCGCAGAGGGCATATGAGCTCGCCTCAATATTTAAAAAGAAGGGCAAAAAAGTTGTTATGGGAGGCCCTCATGCATCGTTATTTCCTGATGAGGTGAAGGGGCATGCCGACGCTGTGGTGATAGGCGAGGCGGAGGACACCTGGCCCGCGCTTATCGAGGATTTTAAAAGGAATAACCTGAAACGTTTTTACCGTTCGAATGCCCCTGAATTGCGGTCGCTCCCCTTTGCACGCAGAGACCTGCTCAAGAGAGAAAAATACATTATCTCAGATGTGATCCAGGCATCAAGAGGCTGTCCTTTTAGCTGTGATTTCTGTGCGTTAGCCTCTGTTTACGGTAAAGGCCAAAGGCTTCGGCCCGTAGATGAGGTAATCAGCGAGATAGAAACCTTCCAAGACGATACGTTTATTTTCTGGGATGACAATATAGCAGGTACTCCCGCCTATGCTCAAGAGCTGTTCAAGAGGTTAATATCCCTTGGGAAAAAGTGGCTTGGCCAGGGTTCGATAACCATAGCCAGAGATCGTGAGCTTCTGGATATGGCTTCCCGGAGCGGTTGCATAGGATTGTTCGTCGGAATAGAATCGGTATCTCAGGTAAGCCTGATGACCGTCAACAAGGGATTTAATAAGGTTGATACTCTGAAGGATGATATCCGCAAGTTCCATGATGCCGGGATAGCGGTTCTGGCAGGAATAATTTTCGGCTTTGATACTGATGACAAAAGTATATTCGAGAGAACCCTGGAGACAGCGGTGAAAGCGGCCATAGATGGAATCAGCTTCAGCATCTTAACCCCATATCCCAATACCGTGCTTTTCCAAAGATTGAAGGCTGAGCAGAGGATACTGCACTATGACTGGTCAAAGTATAATTCTGAATATGTCGTATTTATCCCGAAGATGATGTCTCCTGATGAGCTCCAAGAGGGACATAACTGGGCAACCAGGCAGTTTTATTCAATTCCCTCCATCATTAAGAGGCTTTTAAAGTCTCGCACACAGCTTGGTCTGACGATAAAACTGAACCAGGCAAATAGAAGATACTCATATGGCAGGTTTAAATAA
- a CDS encoding helix-turn-helix domain-containing protein — translation MEKEYMTLSEVAQFLKLSVPTIKNYLRDKRIPAYKIGGRWLFEKNEINEWVASQRQSVKVATR, via the coding sequence ATGGAAAAAGAATATATGACTCTTAGCGAAGTAGCTCAATTTTTAAAACTAAGTGTACCTACTATCAAGAATTATCTCAGAGATAAGAGAATACCGGCTTACAAAATAGGTGGAAGATGGCTTTTTGAAAAAAATGAGATAAATGAATGGGTTGCTTCTCAGAGGCAATCAGTAAAGGTAGCCACAAGATGA
- a CDS encoding beta-propeller domain-containing protein → MTKASGGKSGTPFGIYAPRATFGSGRSGPLSGLVDSGGDGADDHSTTNVQVAGVDESDQVKNDGGYIYMVKGKSVRIIKAYPAGELHELPRIDFSGSSFNPAQLYVNGNKLVVIGSDYHDYPQPLDGGTGPVKTITPGRTLFAASSYPSYLPPSSLTRVIIYDITDRAGVREERNLTFEADYLQSRRVDDTLYLIMNQYPQYIVTANSPQGLVPRYADSTRSCGDEPLCDCEQVSYVPGSTESSYLIVVAIPLQDPAKEIGSKVVLGAGQNLYASKDNLYLAEISYIDEQDPARYYLNGPHTLIHKFSFDDVKISYAGKGKVAGFIINQFCMDEYDHHFRIATSGRWNARDEENISSNNLFVLDEDMKLVGSIENIAPGENIKSVRFMGERAYIVTFLQVDPLFVISLKDPSNPQILGQLKIPGYSEYLHPYDENHLIGFGREVDPIEADKLTAGGAIPSTALLGMKLSLFDVSEVTHPTEVFKEVIGYRHTDSELLRDHKALLFSKADNIMAFPVTVTRKIDQSADKYQDFEYIFQGAYFYQLDLTSGFEKKAAITHYDNPDEAFLKIGYRYYGGEDEIRRIISIGDHFYTISDSKIKAIGRQTYDEDMVITLDK, encoded by the coding sequence ATGACCAAAGCATCAGGAGGAAAGAGCGGGACTCCCTTTGGAATATATGCTCCCAGGGCAACCTTTGGCTCCGGCAGATCCGGGCCGCTGTCCGGCCTGGTGGATTCCGGGGGAGATGGCGCGGATGATCATTCAACCACCAATGTCCAGGTGGCTGGCGTGGATGAATCAGATCAGGTCAAGAATGATGGCGGCTATATCTATATGGTGAAGGGAAAAAGCGTCAGGATTATCAAGGCGTATCCTGCCGGTGAGCTGCATGAGCTTCCCAGGATTGACTTTTCCGGCTCTTCGTTCAATCCCGCTCAGCTCTATGTGAATGGGAATAAATTAGTCGTTATCGGCAGCGACTATCATGACTATCCCCAGCCTCTGGATGGGGGAACCGGGCCGGTGAAAACCATCACTCCAGGCCGTACGCTCTTTGCCGCCTCCTCATACCCCTCCTATCTGCCGCCATCTTCTCTCACCAGGGTGATTATCTACGATATAACCGACCGGGCAGGTGTCAGGGAAGAGCGAAATCTTACCTTTGAGGCTGATTATCTGCAATCGAGAAGAGTGGATGACACCCTCTATCTGATCATGAATCAATATCCTCAGTATATCGTAACTGCAAATTCTCCTCAAGGGCTGGTTCCCCGGTATGCCGATTCCACCCGCTCTTGCGGGGATGAGCCTCTCTGCGATTGCGAGCAGGTATCCTATGTGCCCGGCTCTACCGAATCTTCCTATCTCATCGTGGTAGCTATTCCGCTCCAGGACCCGGCCAAAGAGATCGGCAGTAAGGTAGTTCTCGGAGCAGGTCAGAACCTGTATGCTTCAAAAGATAACTTATACCTTGCAGAGATAAGCTATATTGATGAACAGGATCCTGCCCGGTATTATCTCAACGGCCCGCATACTCTTATTCATAAGTTCAGCTTTGACGATGTGAAAATCAGTTATGCAGGCAAAGGCAAGGTAGCGGGTTTTATCATCAATCAGTTCTGCATGGATGAATATGACCACCATTTCCGAATAGCCACGAGCGGGAGATGGAATGCCAGGGATGAAGAAAACATTTCCAGTAATAATCTCTTTGTTCTCGACGAGGATATGAAACTGGTTGGGAGTATTGAAAATATCGCTCCGGGAGAGAACATCAAGTCAGTCAGATTCATGGGGGAGAGAGCTTATATAGTTACTTTCCTGCAGGTCGATCCCCTCTTTGTGATCTCGCTCAAAGACCCTTCAAATCCCCAGATACTTGGGCAGTTGAAAATTCCCGGCTACAGTGAATACCTGCACCCCTATGACGAAAACCACCTGATCGGCTTTGGCCGTGAGGTCGATCCCATCGAGGCCGATAAGCTTACTGCCGGCGGGGCTATCCCCTCCACAGCCCTTTTGGGTATGAAGCTTTCCCTGTTCGATGTGAGTGAAGTCACCCATCCCACAGAGGTATTCAAGGAAGTTATCGGCTACCGGCATACCGACTCCGAACTGCTGAGAGACCATAAGGCCCTGTTATTCAGCAAGGCCGATAACATCATGGCCTTCCCGGTTACGGTTACCCGCAAGATCGATCAGTCTGCGGATAAATACCAGGATTTCGAATATATCTTCCAGGGAGCCTATTTTTACCAGCTCGATTTAACCAGCGGCTTCGAGAAAAAGGCAGCCATAACCCACTATGATAACCCGGATGAGGCTTTTCTGAAAATCGGATACCGCTACTATGGCGGTGAAGACGAGATCAGGAGAATCATCTCCATCGGTGACCACTTCTATACCATATCCGACAGCAAGATCAAGGCGATCGGCAGGCAAACTTATGATGAGGATATGGTGATTACTCTGGATAAGTAA